In a single window of the Natronosalvus caseinilyticus genome:
- a CDS encoding M42 family metallopeptidase, translating into MESQPRDVLVSLLETPSPSGYETRGQRVWIDYVSQFADEVRTDAYGNAIAVHEGDPDGPEIALTGHADEIGFIVRSIDDDGFLNVGRIGGSDPSVARGQHVTVHAEDGPVEGVIGQTAIHLREDDDEPEISDLWIDIGAEDEDEAAERVAVGDPITFSSSVSWLSETRLAARGMDNRVGTWIAAEAFRRAVESGTDATVYAVSTVQEEVGTKGAKMVGFDLEPDAVIVVDVGHAVDYPSAPSEKTSQMELGGGPALGRGSTNHPVLFDALRTVADEEEIEVQVEALGLGTGTDADSFFTAAGAIPSQVVSVPNRYMHTPVEVVDTEDLEDIADLLGSFASSAHEFTPFSVDL; encoded by the coding sequence ATGGAATCTCAGCCACGCGACGTTCTCGTTTCACTCCTCGAGACGCCCTCTCCGTCGGGGTACGAAACCCGCGGCCAGCGCGTCTGGATCGACTACGTCTCGCAGTTCGCGGACGAGGTCAGGACCGACGCCTACGGCAACGCGATCGCCGTTCACGAGGGCGACCCCGACGGCCCCGAAATCGCCCTGACGGGCCACGCCGACGAGATCGGCTTCATCGTGCGCTCGATCGACGACGACGGCTTCCTCAACGTCGGACGCATCGGCGGCAGCGACCCCTCCGTCGCTCGCGGCCAGCACGTGACGGTCCACGCCGAGGACGGGCCCGTCGAGGGCGTGATCGGCCAGACGGCGATCCACCTGCGCGAGGACGACGACGAGCCCGAAATTTCGGACCTCTGGATCGACATCGGCGCCGAAGACGAGGACGAAGCAGCCGAGCGAGTTGCCGTCGGCGACCCGATCACCTTCTCCTCGAGCGTTTCCTGGCTCTCGGAGACCCGACTGGCGGCCCGCGGCATGGACAACCGCGTCGGCACCTGGATCGCCGCCGAGGCGTTCCGCCGGGCCGTCGAGAGTGGGACCGACGCCACCGTCTATGCCGTCTCGACCGTCCAGGAAGAGGTGGGAACAAAAGGGGCGAAGATGGTCGGCTTCGACCTCGAGCCGGACGCCGTAATCGTCGTCGACGTCGGTCACGCAGTCGACTACCCCTCTGCACCCAGCGAGAAGACGAGCCAGATGGAACTGGGCGGTGGGCCGGCACTCGGCCGCGGCAGCACCAACCATCCAGTCCTCTTCGACGCCCTCCGAACGGTGGCCGACGAGGAAGAAATTGAGGTCCAGGTCGAGGCCCTCGGCCTCGGCACTGGCACGGACGCCGACAGCTTCTTTACCGCCGCGGGGGCGATTCCCTCCCAGGTCGTGAGCGTCCCCAACCGGTACATGCACACCCCGGTGGAAGTGGTCGATACCGAGGATCTCGAGGACATCGCCGATCTGCTGGGCTCGTTCGCGAGTTCGGCCCACGAGTTCACGCCGTTTTCGGTGGATCTCTGA
- a CDS encoding zinc-dependent metalloprotease gives MNLYRSVRAVAGASGDDAVDWRAAAEAAKASTEPGSLDLEPDEEAAYARDVRDARAGVQEAAGLEFDVPEVVEIQNRHHWIDANIATFERVMAPMESQLGAFPGAARTINTGTMTVLLAFLGRNVLGQYDPLLLAETPDEDHALYFVRPNILKAAEVLEVDSDRFRRWIAFHEVTHAAEFGAAPWLSTHLESRMQEGIDALAEGSFNRDAFRELDVTMTVVEGYAELLMDHAFDDEYADLRRKLDARRQGRGPIQRLFRRLLGLGLKQRQYERGKSFFEGVTDARDVAFASRVWDHPDNLPTGEELDDPGHWVRRLERA, from the coding sequence GTGAATCTCTATCGCAGCGTTCGCGCCGTCGCCGGCGCCTCCGGTGACGACGCGGTCGACTGGCGCGCCGCGGCCGAAGCCGCGAAGGCCTCGACCGAACCCGGATCGCTCGACCTCGAGCCCGACGAGGAAGCCGCCTACGCTCGCGACGTCCGGGATGCCCGCGCGGGCGTCCAGGAGGCCGCTGGCCTCGAGTTCGACGTCCCCGAAGTCGTCGAGATCCAGAATCGGCACCACTGGATCGACGCCAACATCGCCACCTTCGAGCGCGTGATGGCGCCCATGGAGTCCCAGCTGGGCGCGTTCCCCGGCGCCGCGCGGACGATCAACACCGGGACGATGACCGTTTTGCTCGCCTTTCTCGGACGAAACGTCCTCGGCCAGTACGACCCGCTGTTGCTCGCGGAGACGCCAGACGAGGACCACGCGCTGTACTTCGTTCGCCCGAACATCCTCAAGGCCGCGGAGGTCCTCGAGGTCGATTCTGACCGGTTCCGCCGCTGGATCGCCTTCCACGAGGTGACCCACGCGGCCGAGTTCGGCGCCGCGCCATGGCTGTCGACCCACCTCGAATCGCGCATGCAGGAGGGCATCGACGCCCTCGCGGAGGGGTCGTTCAATCGGGACGCGTTCCGCGAACTGGACGTCACGATGACGGTCGTCGAGGGGTACGCCGAGTTGCTGATGGATCACGCGTTCGACGACGAGTACGCGGACCTTCGGCGGAAACTCGACGCCCGTCGACAGGGGCGCGGGCCGATCCAGCGGCTGTTCAGGCGCCTGCTGGGCCTGGGTCTCAAACAGCGCCAGTACGAGCGCGGCAAGTCGTTCTTCGAGGGGGTCACCGACGCTCGAGACGTCGCGTTCGCGAGTCGGGTGTGGGACCATCCGGACAACCTGCCGACTGGCGAGGAACTCGACGATCCTGGACACTGGGTTCGTCGGCTCGAGCGCGCGTAA
- a CDS encoding alpha/beta fold hydrolase encodes MVPSRNAEDTVREFVTRFGDGSFAQATDLLTADGRTAAVESFPDEFQEPMDAEDALELYWLGLYAQYGDFEGVGEVEVDVDETGTNVTLEFEDGTEWASIDIDDGTGITGFSFSSTYEIPGYVDRSAFSERNVTVDTGDVNLEGVIAIPDGTGPFPAVLLVHGAGIHDLDGTDGASKILKDLAWGLASQGIATLRYEKRLAKHEVEDENYTLDTVVVNDAVAAVDELVTTDKVAEDAVFVAGHSQGGMCAPRIAARHGDVTGIVALDARADSTLDPDHLAILRYEFEPDGNLSEDQEAELERERETVRRLSEGDYADDETIWGRPGIWHRSVGAYDPAGTASSLDVPCFVLKAGRADEEMQPELAAWFRDEFEKWRTVDLADGSRVEFYEGLDHFLQKGFTPANPMGLYFGGNVAECIVSDLVGWIDDIAR; translated from the coding sequence ATGGTTCCCTCGAGAAACGCCGAGGATACGGTACGTGAGTTCGTTACACGGTTTGGGGACGGGTCGTTCGCCCAGGCGACCGACCTGCTCACTGCGGACGGTCGAACGGCGGCCGTCGAGTCGTTTCCCGACGAATTTCAGGAGCCAATGGACGCCGAGGATGCACTCGAGTTGTACTGGCTGGGGCTCTATGCACAGTACGGCGATTTCGAGGGTGTGGGCGAGGTAGAGGTGGACGTGGATGAAACCGGCACGAACGTCACACTCGAATTCGAGGACGGTACTGAATGGGCGAGCATCGACATCGACGACGGCACCGGCATCACTGGGTTCTCGTTCTCCTCCACGTACGAGATCCCGGGATACGTCGACAGGAGCGCATTCAGCGAGCGCAACGTGACTGTGGACACCGGAGACGTGAACCTCGAGGGCGTTATCGCGATTCCCGACGGTACCGGCCCGTTCCCGGCCGTTCTGCTCGTCCATGGTGCCGGCATCCACGACCTGGACGGAACCGACGGCGCGTCGAAGATTCTCAAAGACCTCGCGTGGGGGCTCGCTAGCCAGGGGATCGCGACGCTCCGGTACGAGAAACGGCTCGCGAAACACGAGGTCGAGGACGAGAACTACACGCTCGACACCGTCGTCGTCAACGACGCAGTCGCGGCGGTGGACGAACTCGTTACGACCGACAAAGTAGCTGAAGACGCCGTATTCGTCGCAGGACACAGCCAGGGAGGGATGTGCGCCCCGCGAATCGCCGCTCGCCACGGTGACGTCACAGGCATCGTCGCTCTCGATGCGCGGGCCGACTCGACACTCGATCCTGACCACCTCGCGATCCTGCGCTACGAGTTCGAGCCGGATGGCAACCTCAGCGAGGACCAGGAGGCCGAACTCGAGCGCGAACGTGAGACGGTTCGACGCTTGTCCGAGGGCGACTACGCCGATGACGAAACGATCTGGGGACGTCCGGGGATCTGGCACCGCAGCGTCGGAGCCTACGACCCTGCGGGTACGGCGAGCAGTTTGGACGTTCCGTGCTTCGTTCTGAAGGCCGGCCGGGCGGACGAGGAGATGCAACCGGAACTCGCCGCGTGGTTCCGCGACGAATTCGAGAAGTGGCGAACCGTGGACCTCGCGGACGGGAGTCGTGTCGAGTTCTACGAGGGTCTCGATCACTTCCTCCAGAAGGGGTTCACTCCTGCGAATCCGATGGGCCTCTACTTCGGTGGAAACGTCGCGGAGTGCATCGTCTCGGATCTCGTTGGTTGGATTGACGACATCGCACGGTAA